From one Papilio machaon chromosome 16, ilPapMach1.1, whole genome shotgun sequence genomic stretch:
- the LOC106715793 gene encoding putative phosphatidate phosphatase gives MAVDKLIWKIALDFFVLLCVAFPLLGLLLWAEPYHRGYFADDDSLRLPYKQQQISEGLLAGLGFAFIIVTVVVTEFVRDKRGNSVGEKFVNGWLVPGWAWESYVTVGVYTFGAACQQLTVNAAKYVIGRLRPHFFDLCRPIPNSSSPLNELGYIQAYTCSGASAAQLKEMRLSFPSAHASYAMYTAVFFIFYIQVKGKWRGSKLLRHGCQFAALIAAWYVGLSRVVDHMHHWSDVTVGFLVGFAFGAIVFVYILKPKKYGMPRSWETGPPEMLPQPVMSR, from the exons TGGCGTTTCCCCTGCTTGGGCTGCTGCTGTGGGCGGAGCCTTACCACCGCGGCTACTTCGCCGACGACGACTCCCTACGGCTGCCTTACAAGCAACAGCAAATCTCTGAAGGCCTGCTCGCGGGACTTGGCTTCGCTTTCATTATTGTTACA GTTGTAGTCACAGAGTTCGTGCGCGACAAGCGTGGGAACAGTGTGGGCGAGAAGTTTGTGAATGGGTGGCTAGTGCCGGGCTGGGCTTGGGAGAGCTACGTAACGGTAGGGGTGTACACTTTTGGAGCAGCCTGCCAGCAGCTCACTGTCAACGCTGCTAAATACGTTATCGGCAGATTAAGGCCACATTTCTTTGAT CTCTGCAGGCCGATACCTAATTCGTCGTCCCCATTGAACGAACTGGGCTACATCCAAGCATACACGTGCTCGGGAGCAAGCGCGGCGCAGCTCAAGGAGATGCGCCTCAGCTTCCCCAGCGCACATGCCAGCTATGCAATGTACACCGCTGTCTTCTTTATT TTCTACATCCAGGTGAAGGGCAAGTGGCGCGGCTCGAAGCTGTTACGTCACGGCTGTCAGTTTGCGGCGCTGATCGCAGCGTGGTACGTGGGCCTGTCGCGAGTGGTAGACCATATGCACCACTGGAGTGATGTCACTGTCGGATTCCTTGTGGGATTCGCTTTTGGTGCTATTGTA TTTGTATATATCTTGAAACCGAAGAAATACGGTATGCCGCGCTCATGGGAGACGGGGCCTCCTGAAATGCTTCCACAGCCCGTTATGTCCAGATGA